AGCTGCGGGGTGTACTTCCGGGAAGCCGCGAACAGCTCCGCGATGACGTTCCGCTTCGGGCCGAGCTTGACGGAGTTGCGGTCGCTGACCTTGGTGTCCCACAACGCGAAGCCGTCGTGGTGCTTGGACGTCAGGACGTAGTACTCGGCACCCGCGTCCGCGATCAGCTTCAGCCAGGTCCGCGGGTCGAACTTCGCCGCGGTGAACATCGGGATGAAGTCGTCGTAAACGAAGTTCTCGCCGTACTTCTCCTTGTGGTAGGCGTATGTCGGGCCGTTGGGGTCCTGCTGGTTCTGCCAGTACCACTCCGCGTACTGCTGCCCGACCGGCGCCCACGCGGGCACGGCGTACACGCCCCAGTGGATGAAGATGCCGAACTTGGCGTCGGTGAACCAGTAGGGCGCGCGGTGCGTCGAGAGCGACGCGTCGGCCGGGCGGAAGTCCGGGACACCGAGGGTGATCGGCACCTGCTGCGTGGCCAGCGTGCCGCGTCCCGCGGTGACGCGGAGCTGGCCGTTCGTCGTGGTACCGGGTGGCACGGACGCGTTCGGCGCGAGCCCGAGCCGCACGGTCGCCTGCTCCCCCGGCGCCAGCGCGCGGATGGCCGCCGGCACGGTGGTCCGGCCGCCGGGGACGTCGACGGTGACGGTGACCCGGTCGCGGGCGCCGAGCCACACGGTGCCGGCGTTGACCACGGTCGCCTCGGCGGCCTGCGGGCCCCCGTCGGACAGCAGGTTGGCCGTCGAGCGGCCGTCCAGGATCAGCGCCGAACGGCCGACGGCGACCGGCTGGAGGGTGAGCGCGAAGACGTGCAGGCTGGAGACGTTCGGCGCGGGGTTGGCGGTGGTGGGCAGGGTCAGCGCGACGGCTTCCCGGGCCGGGTCGACCCAGACCTGCCCGGTGGCCAGCGAAACCGGGTTGTTGTCGACGACCCCGCCGGGCGCGTAGCGGAACGGCGAGACGAGCGCGCCGCTGCCGGTGTACCAGTCCGGACCGGACAGGGAACCGGTGCTCGTGCTGCCGTCGGCGTAGTGCACGGTCGCCGTGCCGCCGGTGGTGCCGTAGCTGGCGGCGACCAGGAAGTACGCGACGAAGTAGCGCCCCTTCGGCAGGTCGATCTTCTGGCCGGTGGCGGCGATGTTGTTCTTCGCGCCGGCGGCCGCGGACCCGAGCTTGAACGGGACGCCACCGGCGGTGGTGGTCTGCCCGGCGGGCAGGTGCTCGGCCGGGAAGGTGTAGCCGGACCCGTCGAAGTCACCGCCGGTCGCCGACGCGCTGTCGATGCCGTCGTTGGTGAACCAGGCGTCGAGCGCGACCGGGACGGGTGGCGGAGGCGGCACGATCGGGGTGTCGGGGCCGTCTGTGCTGTCGGGGGCGGCGTCCACGGGTATGGCCGCACCGGCGGGGGTGAGGCCGGCCGCGCTGAGCGCGACGGCGCCACCGAGGGCCATGCCGAGGGCTTGGCGGCGGGGGAAGGTCGTCATTGAACCTCCAGGGATCGGATGACTACGGCGGATTTACGGCAGAGTTCGCCCCACTGAGGCGCATCTGTCGCTGGCGGAACTGATTCATCCGATGACTGACCCTGCTGGTTGGTCTCAACCGTGTCAAGGGGCCAACCGGAGCGATCGTTGTGAACCACGCTCGTGTTCGCCGCGTATCCCTAGGTAACGAGCTGCAGCACTCGCACCGAACCAGCCGCACGAAAGGCCAGACCGATGTCCACCCACCCGAACGCGCTGAGCCGCCGCGCGATCGCCATGCTCAAGGCGGTCGCCGAAGGCCGTGCCGAGCTCCGCTGCAGCTGCGAACCCGACCTCCGCGTCGACGGCTTGTCCTGCTGCGACCAGAACACCGCCCACGACCTCGCCCACGCCGGGCTGGTCAGAGCCACCCGGCTCGTCGCCCCCGGCCAGTGGGCACCCGCCGAACTGACCGACGCGGGCCACCGCGCCCTGAGCGGAGTTCCCGCCGCCGCGGCGTGACCCTCCCGCTCGTGAAGGCCGTGAATGGCACATTGAGGGACGTAGAGTCCGTGAATGTGCCATTCACGGCCTTTCCGCGTGCTGGGTTGGGTGGGCTGCGCGAGAAAGCTGGGGAATGGGCTGAACCGGGGCGGGCCGGGGGCCGTGCTTGGGGTGAGGGCGTCTCGCACACGCCCTCCGGGGTCACCACGACGCAACGATCCGGGCCAGCCTCCGCCCGATCGGGACCGGGTACCCCGGCGAGCGGCCGTCGCGGCAACGGCCACCTCGCGCGGGCCCGTCCGGTATCCCCAGAATTCCGGACGGGTCCGCCCCCGGCCCGCTGTCCGGGATCTTGTCCGCCGCCCTCACCTGATCAGCGGTCGCTGACCCGCAGGACACACGGGACGGTGGGGGTATGCGACGCTTCCTGACCGTCGGCACGGCCGTCCTGGCGGGCTTCGGCATCCTCACGGCTTCCGGCAGCGCGAACCCGGAAAGCGCTCTCCCGGTCGTCGCCCAGCACGCCGTCGGCGGCTGGACGGGCACGTGGGCGGCGGCGCCCGCGGCCGCCGTGCCGAACACCCCGGACGGCTACCCGGGCTATTCGATCCGCAACGTCGTGCACACGAGCGCCGGGGGTGGCCGGGCACGCGTCCACCTCTCCAACGCCTTCGGGGCCGCTCCCCTGACCTTCGGGCACGTCACGATCGCGGT
This window of the Amycolatopsis balhimycina FH 1894 genome carries:
- a CDS encoding alpha-L-fucosidase; its protein translation is MTTFPRRQALGMALGGAVALSAAGLTPAGAAIPVDAAPDSTDGPDTPIVPPPPPVPVALDAWFTNDGIDSASATGGDFDGSGYTFPAEHLPAGQTTTAGGVPFKLGSAAAGAKNNIAATGQKIDLPKGRYFVAYFLVAASYGTTGGTATVHYADGSTSTGSLSGPDWYTGSGALVSPFRYAPGGVVDNNPVSLATGQVWVDPAREAVALTLPTTANPAPNVSSLHVFALTLQPVAVGRSALILDGRSTANLLSDGGPQAAEATVVNAGTVWLGARDRVTVTVDVPGGRTTVPAAIRALAPGEQATVRLGLAPNASVPPGTTTNGQLRVTAGRGTLATQQVPITLGVPDFRPADASLSTHRAPYWFTDAKFGIFIHWGVYAVPAWAPVGQQYAEWYWQNQQDPNGPTYAYHKEKYGENFVYDDFIPMFTAAKFDPRTWLKLIADAGAEYYVLTSKHHDGFALWDTKVSDRNSVKLGPKRNVIAELFAASRKYTPQLRNGLYFSLPEWFNPDNPWMGHAPRNPYTGASLPYTGYTAGKDFVRDYQAPQVLELISEFDPDVLWFDIGGVNDSRNVLTEYFNRAKNRKRPKDVTYNDRGGIPDHDFTTPEYTTYPNTVVAKWEASRGLDPFSYGYNRATPDAKYMTAEEVVRTLVDIVSKNGNFLLDIGPDFDGTIPDVMQKHLRDAGAWLKVNGEAIYGTTYWSRMAQLGDLRFTVKQNEAFYVHSLVAPGSRVVVDAPVPIRAGDRVTLLGYRGTLHWTVENGSLVIDVPAAARQSGRFTWVFKIAWS